In Zingiber officinale cultivar Zhangliang chromosome 6A, Zo_v1.1, whole genome shotgun sequence, a single genomic region encodes these proteins:
- the LOC121998408 gene encoding protein NETWORKED 3C-like, which produces MTVQTGQSYSWWFASQDRRQNSAQSSWLSMTLSELEEKTRQMLNLVEEDADSFAKRAEMYYKKRPQLVNMIEDFYRTHRSLAEQYDQLKSGSGVRRSISVVPSYFNRSLSQSMSSSETDELTKSLSDSFDSEDSEIDDPEEEIVAETKLRVMPDEESNGYSVKLKQELERLKEENAKLKVEIAGKNEEKREVIRQLALSMDILKEENVTLRKCIKDHQEERKGGFFELKKLTKGMLSGKLFHGKSKNQTTVVAL; this is translated from the exons ATGACGGTGCAAACGGGCCAATCGTACTCATGGTGGTTTGCTAGCCAAGACAGGCGCCAAAATTCAGCACAATCTTCATGGCTGTCGATGACGCTTTCCG AATTGGAAGAGAAAACCAGGCAGATGCTGAACCTTGTAGAGGAAGATGCTGACTCATTTGCTAAGCGTGCCGAGATGTACTATAAGAAGAGGCCTCAGCTCGTGAACATGATCGAAGATTTCTACCGAACTCATCGCTCATTGGCTGAGCAATATGATCAACTGAAGTCCGGATCTGGAGTACGCCGTTCAATATCAGTTGTTCCATCCTACTTCAACCGAAGCTTGTCACAGAGTATGAGCAGCAGTGAAACAGACGAGTTAACCAAATCTTTATCAGATTCCTTTGATTCAGAAGACTCAGAAATTGATGATCCTGAAGAAGAAATTGTGGCAGAGACAAAGTTAAGAGTGATGCCAGATGAAGAGAGCAATGGCTATTCGGTGAAACTGAAACAAGAACTGGAAAGACTTAAAGAGGAGAATGCTAAACTAAAGGTTGAAATAGCcgggaaaaatgaagagaaaagggAGGTCATCAGACAGCTTGCTTTATCTATGGATATCCTGAAGGAGGAGAATGTTACTTTGAGGAAATGCATCAAGGATCACCAGGAGGAGAGAAAGGGTGGCTTCTTTGAGCTTAAGAAACTGACCAAGGGTATGCTCTCTGGAAAGCTGTTTCATGGGAAATCAAAGAACCAAACT